One window of the Lytechinus pictus isolate F3 Inbred chromosome 5, Lp3.0, whole genome shotgun sequence genome contains the following:
- the LOC129262112 gene encoding large ribosomal subunit protein uL22-like codes for MTRYSQEPENAAKSCKARGSYLRVHFKNTRETAQAIKHMHVRKAVRFLKDVTNKKQCVPFRRFNATVGRKAQAKAWNHTQGRWPKKSAEFLLQLLKNAESNAEYKGLDVDSLVIDHIQVNAAPKMRRRTYRAHGRINPYMSSPCHIELILTEREQVVPKPEEEEEAKKKVSKKKLARQKMMARD; via the exons ATGACGCGCTACTCCCAAGAACCGGAGAATGCTGCCAAGT CCTGCAAGGCAAGGGGGTCGTACCTCCGTGTTCACTTCaag AACACCCGTGAAACTGCTCAGGCCATCAAGCACATGCACGTCCGCAAGGCTGTTCGTTTTCTTAAAGATGTGACCAACAAGAAGCAGTGTGTTCCATTCCGCAGATTCAATGCTACCGTTGGACGCAAGGCCCAG GCTAAGGCATGGAATCACACCCAAGGTCGCTGGCCCAAGAAGAGTGCAGAGTTCCTTCTTCAGCTCTTGAAGAATGCTGAGAGCAATGCTGAGTACAAG GGCCTTGACGTGGACTCCCTTGTCATCGATCACATCCAGGTCAACGCAGCCCCCAAGATGAGGAGGAGAACATACCGTGCTCATGGACGCATTAATC CTTACATGAGTTCCCCATGCCACATTGAATTGATCCTGACTGAGCGTGAACAGGTGGTACCCAAGccagaggaagaggaggaggccAAGAAGAAGGTCTCCAAGAAGAAGCTTGCCCGCCAGAAGATGATGGCCAGGGATTAG